From one Pseudopipra pipra isolate bDixPip1 chromosome 2, bDixPip1.hap1, whole genome shotgun sequence genomic stretch:
- the LOC135407050 gene encoding uncharacterized protein LOC135407050 yields the protein MAERRISLCRFLRRKKKKEGPGTAPAQQPEEAEQSQPLQEDPGRDRTQEQDRARGHFCRAAQACLTSLAIRRRKTRIMPAEVMAQPDPTPSELKPDPDVGTVSADGTGNCDSAVTNDGTNSNTALPELTTEADGATTEGIADTESTPVQCLPDAPSWDVFGDGVVSAQEAMESDRGIERRPPSVPKQAWVKEEEEEGPGPAPAEQPEEVEKSQPLQEDPRRDRTQEQDRARGRFRRATQAFLTFLGIRRRKTRIMPAEVMAQPDPTPSELKPDPDVGTVSADGTGNCDSAVTNDGTNSNTALPELTMEADGATTEGIADTESTPVQCLPDAPSWDVLGDGVVSAQEAMESDRGVEQRPPSIPQVSWVKEEEEEEEGPGVAQAQQPEEVEQSQPLQEDPSQDSSADTDSRPAQSGNDAPPQDVSEENSVSDPNQVSILWPGLKPPGMVWPL from the exons ATGGCAGAGAGACGCATCAGCCTGTGCAGGTTcctcaggaggaagaaaaagaaggaaggccCTGGgactgccccagcacagcagcctgaagaggcggagcagtcccagcccctgcaggagg ATCCAGGACGGGACCGGACACAAGAGCAGGACCGTGCCCGTGGCCActtctgcagggcagcacag GCTTGTCTGACATCCCTAGCCATTCGGCGTAGAAAGACCAGGATCATGCCAGCTGAGGTcatggcacagcctgaccccacGCCGAGTGAGCTCAAGCCAGACCCTGATGTCGGCACCGTGTCAGCTGATGGCACAGGAAACTGTGACAGCGCGGTGACCAATGACGGGACCAACTCCAACACCGCGCTGCCTGAGCTCACCACGGAGGCTGACGGTGCAACGACTGAGGGCATCGCAGACACTGAGAGCACACCCGTTCAGTGCCTGCCCGATGCTCCCAGTTGGGATGTTTTTGGGGATGGAGTTGTCTCTGctcaa gaagCCATGGAGTCCGACAGAGGCATAGAGCGGAGACCTCCCAGCGTGCCCAAGCAggcctgggtgaaggaggaggaggaggaaggccctgggcctgccccagcagagcagcctgaAGAAGTGGAGAAGTCtcagcccctgcaggagg ATCCACGACGGGACCGGACACAAGAGCAGgaccgtgcccgtggccgcttccgcagggcaacacag GCCTTTCTGACGTTCTTGGGTATTCGGCGTAGAAAGACCAGGATCATGCCAGCTGAGGTcatggcacagcctgaccccacGCCGAGTGAGCTCAAGCCAGACCCTGATGTCGGCACCGTGTCAGCTGATGGCACAGGAAACTGTGACAGCGCGGTGACCAATGACGGGACCAACTCCAACACCGCGCTGCCTGAGCTCACCATGGAGGCTGACGGTGCAACGACTGAGGGCATCGCAGACACTGAGAGCACACCCGTTCAGTGCCTGCCCGATGCTCCCAGTTGGGACGTTCTTGGGGATGGAGTTGTCTCTGctcaa gaagCCATGGAGTCCGACAGAGGCGTGGAGCAGAGACCTCCCAGCATTCCCCAGGTGTcctgggtgaaggaggaggaggaggaggaggaaggccctggagtTGCCcaagcacagcagcctgaagaggtggaGCAGTCACAGCCtctgcaggagg ATCCAAGCCAGGACAGCAGTGCAGACACCGACAGCAGGCCCGCTCAGAGCGGGAATGATGCTCCCCCTCAGGATGTTTCTGAGGAGAACAGTGTCTCTGATCCAAACCAAGTAAGCatcctgtggccagggctcaaGCCCCCAGGGATGGTGTGGCCCCTCTAG
- the LOC135407056 gene encoding uncharacterized protein LOC135407056: MGTDSRPAQSVNDAPPRDVSEENGVSDPKQVPAFIRNMHQRLTGSATPEEKLLLEFLRVTDEHPADAVVTLLRCAPSCERAAAIMWRTITSSGRTVVKVLPQLLCVMEDWPLHSMSTSDGDTMDVFALAATMVIWEILQMFWFPESWIEYSPHLLVALLFQVLIITEQMPEEVNTFWRGCREQHNLPTEPNRFVVLTLKALLCHLECEEVVVSMERKCGWDTLLSADTHHYAVGLLAR; the protein is encoded by the exons ATGGGTACCGACAGCAGGCCCGCTCAGAGCGTGAATGATGCTCCCCCTCGGGATGTTTCTGAGGAGAACGGTGTCTCTGATCCAAAGCAA GTTCCAGCCTTCATCAGGAACATGCATCAGAGACTGACAGGCAGTGCGACTCCAGAAGAGAAGCTGCTGTTGGAGTTTCTGAGGGTGACTGATGAACACCCTGCTGATGCTGTGGTGACCCTCCTGCGCTGTGCCCCATCATGTGAAAG agctgctgccatcATGTGGAGGACCATCACCTCATCGGGAAGGACAGTGGTGAAggtgctgccacagctgctctgtgtgaTGGAGGACTGGCCACTGCACAGCATGTCCACCTCTGACGGGGACACAATggatgtctttgccctggct GCAACCATGGTGATTTGGGAGATTCTGCAGATGTTCTGGTTCCCAGAGTCTTGGATAGAGTATTCCCCCCATCTCCTCGtggctctgctcttccaagttctcatcatcacagagCAGATGCCAGAGGAGGTCAACACCTTCTGGAGGGGATGCCGGGAGCAACACAACCTTCCCACCGagcccaacag gtttgtGGTGCTGACCCTGAAGGCCCTGCTTTGCCATCTGGAGTGTGAGGAAGTTGTGGTTTCAATGGAACGCAAGTGCGGCTGGGACACGCTCCTCAGCGCTGACACCCACCACTACGCCgtgggtctgctggccaggtga